One Streptococcus gallolyticus subsp. gallolyticus DSM 16831 DNA window includes the following coding sequences:
- the nagB gene encoding glucosamine-6-phosphate deaminase: MKVIRVNNQVEGGQVAFSLLKDEMAKGAKTLGLATGSTPLSFYEEIRKSNLDFSDMTSINLDEYVGLAADNEQSYRHFMQENLFQYKPFKESFLPNGLAEDLQAETRRYDQVIAEHGIDFQILGIGRNGHIGFNEPGTPFDVTTHIVDLAKDTIEANSRFFASMDDVPKQAISMGIKSIMASKMVVLMAYGKGKADAINQMINGPVTEELPASVLQNHPNVVVIVDEAAASQLN; the protein is encoded by the coding sequence ATGAAAGTAATTCGTGTTAATAATCAAGTTGAAGGTGGTCAAGTGGCATTTTCTCTTTTGAAAGATGAAATGGCTAAGGGAGCTAAAACATTGGGACTTGCAACAGGTAGCACACCGCTTAGTTTCTATGAAGAAATTAGAAAGAGCAATCTTGATTTCTCAGATATGACTAGCATTAATCTGGATGAATACGTTGGTTTGGCAGCTGACAACGAGCAAAGTTATCGTCATTTTATGCAAGAAAATCTTTTCCAATACAAACCATTTAAAGAAAGTTTTCTTCCTAACGGCTTGGCAGAAGATTTGCAAGCAGAAACACGTCGTTATGACCAAGTGATTGCTGAACACGGTATTGATTTTCAAATTTTGGGAATTGGGCGCAATGGTCATATTGGTTTTAATGAACCTGGGACACCATTTGACGTGACAACACACATTGTTGATTTAGCAAAAGACACCATTGAAGCAAATAGCCGTTTCTTTGCCAGCATGGATGATGTGCCAAAACAAGCCATTTCAATGGGTATCAAATCAATCATGGCTTCTAAAATGGTTGTTTTAATGGCTTATGGCAAAGGTAAAGCTGACGCTATCAATCAAATGATTAATGGACCTGTCACTGAAGAATTGCCAGCGAGTGTCCTTCAAAATCACCCTAATGTTGTCGTGATTGTAGATGAAGCCGCAGCAAGTCAATTAAACTAA
- a CDS encoding pseudouridine synthase, producing the protein MRLDKLLGQAGFGSRNQVKKLIRSRQVYVDGRLAEADNLNVEPSLQKITVSGKQVKQSSEKYFLLNKPAGVVSAVSDKEHQTVIDLIKEADRVPKLYPVGRLDRSTEGLLLVTNNGPLGYRMLHPKYHVAKTYYVEVNAFLADDAPAFFENGVSFDDGTICKPAKLEIITASPEKSSAYVTISEGKFHQIKKMFLAYGVKVTYLKRLTFGEFQLGDLPSGQYRELTSTEKEILKNYLY; encoded by the coding sequence ATGCGTTTAGACAAATTATTAGGTCAGGCTGGTTTTGGGTCGCGAAATCAGGTTAAAAAACTAATTCGCAGTCGTCAAGTGTATGTGGACGGTCGTTTGGCTGAAGCGGATAATCTCAACGTTGAGCCCAGTCTGCAAAAAATCACAGTATCAGGAAAACAAGTCAAACAGTCATCAGAGAAATATTTTCTTCTCAATAAACCTGCTGGCGTTGTTTCAGCAGTGTCTGATAAAGAACATCAGACAGTGATTGATTTAATCAAAGAAGCAGACCGTGTTCCAAAGCTTTATCCAGTCGGACGACTTGACCGTAGTACCGAAGGCTTGCTTCTCGTTACCAATAACGGTCCGCTAGGTTACCGAATGTTACATCCCAAATATCACGTTGCCAAGACTTATTATGTCGAGGTTAATGCGTTTTTAGCTGATGATGCGCCAGCATTTTTTGAAAATGGAGTGTCCTTTGATGATGGAACGATTTGTAAGCCTGCTAAGCTTGAGATTATCACAGCAAGTCCAGAAAAAAGCTCTGCTTATGTCACGATTTCCGAAGGAAAATTTCACCAGATTAAAAAAATGTTTTTAGCCTACGGTGTAAAAGTGACCTATTTGAAACGACTAACGTTTGGAGAATTTCAACTGGGCGATTTACCAAGCGGACAATATCGTGAGTTGACTTCTACCGAAAAAGAAATCTTGAAAAATTATCTGTATTAG
- a CDS encoding competence protein CoiA, producing the protein MLSALDENGKLVSLLDAIPANQNFVCPACRSAVRLKNGKVMRPHFAHVSLDKCDFYSENESSEHLQLKAALYHAVSRTEQVVVEKVLPDLHQVADLFVNDNLVLEVQCSRLSEQRLFQRTKAYQSHGIQVLWLLGEKLWLGNRLSPLQRHFLYFSQNMGFHLWELDVTKQLIRLHYLIYEDLHGKVHYLTKTCSFSDDIMAFFRLPYRQQKLSTYEVNQDQTLLTYIQKQLSSRHSIWLKRQEEAYLQGKNLLSLPLSAYFPQVRPFDFAEGFCQISQDLSPFYENFHCFYQNQTEKERQWLYPPAYYDKMVNKPQKGECDVR; encoded by the coding sequence GTGTTATCAGCGCTTGATGAAAATGGAAAATTAGTGTCTTTGTTAGACGCTATCCCAGCCAACCAAAATTTTGTTTGCCCAGCTTGCCGCTCTGCTGTGCGTTTAAAAAATGGCAAAGTTATGCGTCCGCACTTTGCTCATGTTTCTTTGGATAAGTGTGATTTTTATAGTGAAAATGAAAGCAGTGAGCATCTTCAGTTAAAAGCGGCGCTTTATCATGCTGTGTCGCGGACTGAACAAGTCGTGGTTGAAAAAGTTTTACCAGATTTACATCAGGTGGCTGATTTATTTGTCAATGATAATTTGGTTTTAGAAGTGCAATGTTCGCGCTTATCAGAACAGCGATTATTTCAACGCACAAAAGCCTATCAAAGTCATGGTATTCAAGTGCTTTGGTTGTTGGGTGAAAAGTTGTGGCTCGGCAATCGTTTATCACCTTTGCAACGTCATTTTCTTTATTTTTCGCAGAATATGGGCTTTCATTTGTGGGAGTTGGATGTCACAAAACAGCTCATTCGTTTACATTATTTAATCTATGAAGATTTGCATGGAAAGGTTCACTATCTAACCAAGACTTGTTCATTTTCAGATGATATTATGGCATTTTTTCGACTTCCTTATCGGCAGCAGAAGCTTTCAACTTACGAGGTAAACCAAGACCAAACCTTATTAACTTATATTCAAAAACAGCTATCTTCTCGCCATTCAATTTGGTTAAAAAGGCAAGAAGAAGCTTATTTACAAGGAAAAAATTTGCTAAGTTTGCCTTTATCGGCTTACTTTCCACAAGTTCGTCCTTTTGATTTTGCTGAGGGGTTCTGTCAGATTTCCCAAGATTTATCACCGTTTTACGAAAATTTTCATTGCTTTTATCAAAATCAAACAGAAAAAGAACGTCAATGGCTTTATCCGCCAGCTTATTATGATAAAATGGTAAATAAACCTCAAAAAGGAGAATGTGATGTCAGATAA
- the pepF gene encoding oligoendopeptidase F — translation MSDNRSHIDEKYQWDLSTVFATDDAWEAELASLDSDLENAKAYKGHLTASSNDLLAITESYLALSRRLEKLYVYASMKNDQDTTVAKYQEYQAKATAIYAKFSEIFAFYEPELMQLSKESFEDFVAETPALSAYAHFFEQLFKRQPHVLSQAEEELLAGAQEIFGAAGETFGLLDNADIIFPIVLDDEGKEIQLTHGNFISLLESKNRDVRKEAYQALYATYEQFQHTYAKTLQTNVKVHNYEARVHHFKSAREAALSANFIPESVYDTLIETVNANLPLLHRYVELRKKILKLDDLRMYDIHTPLSEMDMSFTYEEALAKAEDVLAVFGKEYSERVHRAFTERWIDVHVNKGKRSGAYSGGSYDTNAFMLLNWQDTLDNLFTLVHETGHSLHSTFTRENQPYVYGDYSIFLAEIASTTNENILTETLLKEVDDDKARFAILNHYLDGFKSTIFRQAQFAEFEDIIHKADQAGEVLTSDYLNQLYADLNEKYYGLSKADNPEIQYEWARIPHFYYNYYVYQYATGFAAASYLADKVVHGTQADIDRYLDYLKAGNSDYPLNVIKKAGVDMTTSAYLDAAFRIFEERLDELEALIEKGAHL, via the coding sequence ATGTCAGATAATCGTAGTCATATTGATGAAAAATACCAATGGGATTTAAGCACAGTTTTTGCCACAGATGATGCTTGGGAAGCGGAGCTGGCTAGTCTTGATAGTGATTTAGAAAATGCTAAAGCTTACAAAGGGCATTTGACAGCGTCAAGTAATGATTTGCTTGCTATTACGGAAAGTTACCTTGCCTTGTCGCGTCGTTTGGAGAAGCTTTATGTTTATGCTTCAATGAAAAACGACCAAGATACAACAGTAGCCAAATACCAAGAATACCAAGCTAAAGCAACAGCAATCTATGCCAAATTTAGTGAAATTTTTGCTTTTTACGAACCTGAATTAATGCAATTGTCTAAAGAATCTTTTGAGGATTTCGTGGCAGAAACACCAGCTTTATCTGCTTATGCACATTTCTTTGAGCAACTTTTCAAACGTCAACCGCATGTTTTGTCACAGGCTGAGGAAGAATTGTTAGCAGGTGCGCAAGAAATTTTTGGAGCTGCAGGAGAAACATTTGGGCTTTTGGATAATGCTGACATCATTTTTCCAATCGTTCTAGACGATGAGGGCAAAGAAATTCAGCTAACGCATGGTAATTTCATTAGCTTGTTAGAATCAAAAAATCGTGATGTCCGCAAAGAAGCTTACCAAGCTTTGTATGCAACTTATGAACAATTCCAACACACTTATGCGAAAACCTTGCAAACCAATGTCAAAGTGCATAACTATGAAGCGCGTGTTCATCATTTTAAATCAGCACGTGAGGCAGCACTTTCGGCTAATTTTATTCCAGAATCTGTTTATGATACCTTGATTGAAACGGTCAATGCTAACCTGCCTTTGCTTCATCGCTACGTGGAACTTCGCAAGAAAATCCTTAAACTGGATGATTTGAGAATGTACGATATTCATACGCCACTTTCTGAAATGGATATGAGTTTTACCTATGAAGAAGCTTTGGCAAAAGCTGAAGATGTCTTGGCTGTTTTTGGCAAAGAATATTCTGAGCGTGTTCATCGTGCTTTTACAGAACGCTGGATTGACGTCCATGTCAATAAAGGCAAACGCTCTGGTGCCTACTCTGGTGGTTCGTATGATACCAATGCTTTCATGCTGTTAAATTGGCAAGATACCTTGGATAATTTGTTTACCTTAGTTCACGAAACGGGGCACAGCTTGCATTCGACATTTACACGTGAAAATCAACCCTATGTTTATGGAGATTATAGTATTTTCTTGGCAGAAATTGCTTCAACAACTAATGAAAATATTTTGACAGAGACACTTTTGAAAGAAGTTGATGATGACAAAGCACGCTTTGCAATTTTGAATCATTATCTTGATGGCTTCAAGAGCACCATTTTCCGTCAAGCACAATTTGCGGAATTTGAAGATATCATTCATAAGGCAGACCAAGCTGGAGAAGTGTTGACGAGTGATTACCTCAACCAACTTTATGCCGACTTAAACGAGAAATATTATGGACTCAGCAAAGCAGACAACCCAGAAATCCAATACGAATGGGCACGCATTCCGCATTTCTACTACAATTACTATGTTTACCAATACGCTACAGGATTTGCGGCAGCTAGTTATTTAGCTGATAAGGTTGTTCACGGTACACAAGCGGATATTGACCGCTACCTTGATTATCTGAAAGCAGGTAATTCTGATTATCCGCTTAATGTGATCAAAAAAGCTGGTGTGGATATGACAACAAGTGCTTATCTAGACGCTGCTTTCCGAATTTTCGAGGAACGCTTGGATGAGTTGGAAGCTTTAATTGAAAAAGGAGCACATCTATAA
- a CDS encoding GNAT family N-acetyltransferase, producing MEIRKLDVNDEAAYRAYQTSLENDDNPFITTREIGDFKTFVENSRAQETQTTNPDYSTMTTYYAFLNGKIAARISCRWQLEKGNLATIGGHIGYQTSPEFRRQGIMTKLLSFALEQYAKRGINPVLITAREDNIASRRTIEKAGGILENIIDLEDGHRLARYWITLDLENSD from the coding sequence ATGGAAATTAGGAAACTAGATGTTAATGATGAAGCGGCTTACCGAGCTTATCAAACGTCTTTGGAAAATGACGACAATCCCTTTATCACGACACGTGAGATTGGTGATTTTAAGACCTTTGTGGAAAATAGCAGAGCGCAAGAAACACAAACTACTAACCCTGATTATTCAACGATGACGACCTATTATGCCTTTTTGAATGGGAAAATTGCTGCGCGTATATCTTGTCGTTGGCAGCTGGAAAAGGGTAATCTTGCGACGATTGGTGGACACATCGGCTATCAAACCTCACCAGAATTTAGACGACAAGGTATCATGACCAAACTTCTTAGCTTTGCTCTTGAGCAATATGCCAAACGTGGCATCAATCCTGTGCTTATCACAGCGCGTGAGGACAATATTGCCAGTCGTAGAACCATTGAAAAAGCTGGCGGTATTTTGGAAAATATTATCGATTTAGAAGATGGGCATCGTCTAGCGCGTTATTGGATTACCTTGGACTTGGAGAATTCAGATTAA
- a CDS encoding HAD-IA family hydrolase produces MTTFIWDFDGTLVDSYEAIGQALQVTYAHYGLAFDEQWIMDFIIKESVKALLYQVAKEQELDFAELSAFFKKEQEARDYLIKPMPHLTEVLAATKQKGVTHFVYTHKGITANDVLERLGVRQYFTEVVTSANGFARKPEPEAINYLLEKYDLDKTSTYYVGDRRLDVEAAENAGIKSINLGQPSSKINQHIADLSDIVALFND; encoded by the coding sequence GTGACAACATTTATTTGGGATTTTGACGGAACTTTGGTGGATTCCTACGAAGCGATTGGGCAAGCCTTGCAAGTGACTTATGCGCATTATGGCTTGGCTTTTGATGAACAATGGATTATGGATTTTATTATCAAAGAATCGGTCAAAGCTTTGCTTTATCAAGTGGCAAAAGAGCAAGAATTAGATTTTGCGGAGCTATCAGCTTTCTTTAAAAAAGAGCAGGAAGCGCGTGATTATCTGATAAAACCCATGCCACATTTAACAGAGGTTCTTGCGGCAACCAAACAAAAAGGAGTGACACACTTTGTCTATACGCATAAAGGTATCACGGCAAATGATGTTTTAGAAAGATTGGGCGTGCGTCAGTATTTTACAGAAGTGGTGACATCAGCAAATGGCTTCGCTCGTAAGCCTGAACCTGAAGCGATTAACTACCTTCTTGAAAAATATGATTTGGATAAAACAAGCACTTATTACGTTGGTGACCGTCGTCTTGACGTTGAAGCTGCCGAAAATGCAGGCATTAAATCAATTAATCTCGGTCAACCGTCATCAAAAATCAATCAACACATTGCTGATTTATCCGATATTGTGGCACTTTTTAATGACTAA
- a CDS encoding O-methyltransferase — protein sequence MVKSYSKTANHNMRRPVVKEDVVRYMRTHQKQNEGYLAELEAFAHQENIPIIQHEVVAYFRFLMQTLQPKNILEIGTAIGFSALLMAENAPDAKITTLDRNPEMIAFAKENFAKYDTRKQITLVEGDAVDTLSTLEGEFDFVFMDSAKSKYIVFLPEVLKHLKVGGVIVFDDVFQGGDIVKPIEEVRRGQRTIYRGLQRLFDATLDNPNLTATLLPLSDGLLMIRKNTADISL from the coding sequence ATGGTTAAATCATATTCAAAAACAGCAAATCACAATATGCGTCGTCCCGTAGTGAAAGAAGACGTTGTTCGCTATATGCGAACACATCAGAAGCAAAATGAGGGCTATCTGGCAGAATTGGAAGCATTTGCTCATCAAGAAAATATCCCTATTATTCAGCATGAGGTTGTGGCTTATTTTCGTTTTTTGATGCAAACATTGCAGCCAAAAAATATTTTAGAAATTGGCACAGCTATCGGCTTTTCAGCACTTTTAATGGCAGAAAATGCCCCAGATGCGAAGATTACGACACTTGACCGTAATCCTGAAATGATTGCCTTCGCTAAGGAAAATTTTGCCAAATATGACACTCGCAAACAAATTACTTTGGTTGAAGGAGATGCCGTTGATACTCTTTCGACACTTGAGGGGGAATTTGACTTTGTTTTTATGGATTCAGCGAAATCAAAATACATTGTCTTTCTACCAGAAGTCTTGAAACATTTGAAAGTCGGCGGAGTCATTGTCTTTGATGATGTTTTCCAAGGCGGGGATATTGTCAAGCCAATCGAAGAAGTGCGCCGCGGACAACGGACAATCTATCGTGGGCTTCAACGATTGTTTGATGCGACACTGGATAATCCAAATTTAACAGCAACCTTACTTCCGTTAAGCGACGGATTATTGATGATTCGTAAAAATACAGCAGATATATCACTGTAA
- a CDS encoding peptidyl-prolyl cis-trans isomerase, whose translation MANKEKKGFKKAKTEKKPKDFSKVKKVVQSKAFKGVSIAVASALIGAGVTYLATNSNSETKALVTMKGDTITVSDFYNAAKSTSSSQQTMLNLILSRVFEDQYGDKVSDDDVSEAYNTTASSYGSSFSSALSAAGLTSDTYKQQIRTSMLVEYAVKQAAKKKLTTKNYKAAYEDYNPDTTAIVIALSDEDTANSVHDQATADGADFETIAKDNTTADKTEYTFDSADTDLPEDVMNAAFDQDEGSVSDVIKVLDTSTYSYTYYIVKTTKKTEKDSDWKTYKKRLKKIILAQYESDTDFQNEVIAKALDKANVKIKDDSFASILSQYATSSSSSSSSSSSSSSSSSSSSDDSSSSSSTEESSTTESSDE comes from the coding sequence ATGGCCAACAAAGAAAAAAAAGGGTTCAAGAAAGCAAAAACTGAGAAAAAACCTAAAGATTTTTCAAAAGTAAAAAAAGTTGTTCAAAGTAAAGCTTTCAAAGGTGTTTCAATTGCAGTAGCTTCAGCTCTTATCGGTGCTGGTGTAACTTACCTTGCTACTAACAGCAATTCAGAAACAAAAGCTCTTGTTACCATGAAAGGTGATACTATCACAGTATCAGATTTCTATAACGCTGCCAAAAGCACTTCTTCATCACAACAAACAATGTTGAACTTGATTTTATCACGTGTTTTTGAAGACCAATACGGTGATAAAGTATCAGACGATGATGTTTCAGAAGCATACAACACAACAGCTTCATCATATGGTTCATCATTCTCAAGCGCACTTTCAGCAGCTGGATTGACATCAGATACTTACAAACAACAAATTCGTACATCAATGTTGGTTGAATACGCTGTAAAACAAGCTGCTAAGAAAAAATTAACAACTAAAAACTATAAAGCAGCTTATGAAGATTACAATCCTGACACAACAGCTATCGTTATTGCTTTGAGCGATGAAGACACAGCAAATTCAGTTCATGACCAAGCAACAGCAGATGGTGCTGATTTTGAAACAATCGCTAAAGACAACACAACAGCAGATAAGACAGAATACACATTTGATTCAGCAGATACTGATTTGCCAGAAGACGTTATGAATGCTGCTTTTGACCAAGACGAAGGTTCTGTATCAGACGTTATTAAAGTGCTTGATACATCAACATATTCTTACACTTACTATATTGTGAAAACAACTAAGAAAACAGAAAAAGATTCTGACTGGAAAACTTACAAAAAACGTTTGAAGAAAATCATCTTAGCACAATATGAAAGTGATACTGACTTCCAAAACGAAGTTATTGCTAAAGCACTTGATAAAGCAAATGTGAAGATTAAAGACGATAGCTTTGCAAGCATCCTTTCACAATATGCAACAAGCTCATCATCTTCTTCATCATCAAGCTCAAGTTCTTCAAGCTCATCTTCAAGTTCTTCTGATGACAGCTCATCATCAAGCTCAACTGAAGAATCTTCTACAACTGAAAGTTCAGATGAATAA
- the alaS gene encoding alanine--tRNA ligase, protein MKQLTSAQVRQMWLDFWKSKGHSVEPSANLVPVNDPTLLWINSGVATLKKYFDGSVIPENPRITNAQKAIRTNDIENVGKTARHHTMFEMLGNFSVGDYFRDEAITWGYELLTSPEWFDFPKDKLYMTYYPDDKDTYNRWISLGVEPSHLIPIEDNFWEIGAGPSGPDTEIFFDRGEDFDPDHVGIKLLAEDIENDRYIEIWNIVLSQFNADPAVPRSEYKELPHKNIDTGAGLERLVAVMQGAKTNFETDLFMPIIREIEKLSGKTYDPDGDNMSFKVIADHIRSLSFAIGDGALPGNEGRGYVLRRLLRRAVMHGRRLGIKETFLYKLVPTVGKIMESYYPEILEKQDFIEKIVKREEETFARTIDAGSSMLDELLADLKAAGKDTVEGKDIFKLYDTYGFPVELTEELAEDKGFKIDHAGFEAAMKEQQERARANVVKGGSMGMQNETLSSITEESVFSYEDEVLDSTLSVIIADNERTEAVSEGQALLVFAKTPFYAEMGGQVADHGVIKNDKGDIVARVTDVQKAPNGQALHTVDVLASLSVGTTYTLEIDSKRRHRVIKNHTATHLLHAALHNVIGEHATQAGSLNEEGFLRFDFTHFEAVTAEELRQIEEEVNQQIWNAIPVKTIETDIDTAKSMGAMALFGEKYGKNVRVVTIGDYSIELCGGTHVSNTAEIGIFKIVKEEGIGSGTRRILAVTSKEAFEAYRQEEEDLKTIAATLKVPQLKEVTNKVASLQEQLHKLQKENAELKEKAAAAQAGDVFKDVKEANGVRYIASQVTVSDAGALRTFADNWKQKDYSDVLVLAAAIGEKVNVLVASKSKDVHAGNLIKALAPIVSGRGGGKPDMAMAGGSDAAKIADLLAAVAENL, encoded by the coding sequence ATGAAACAATTAACTAGTGCGCAAGTGCGCCAAATGTGGTTAGATTTTTGGAAATCAAAAGGTCATTCTGTTGAACCTTCAGCAAACTTGGTTCCTGTAAATGACCCAACATTGTTATGGATTAACTCAGGTGTTGCAACCCTTAAAAAATATTTTGACGGTTCTGTCATTCCTGAAAATCCACGTATCACAAATGCACAAAAAGCTATCCGTACAAACGACATTGAAAATGTTGGTAAGACAGCTCGTCACCACACAATGTTTGAAATGTTGGGGAATTTCTCTGTTGGTGATTATTTCCGTGATGAAGCTATCACTTGGGGATATGAATTATTAACAAGCCCAGAATGGTTTGATTTCCCTAAAGATAAACTTTACATGACTTACTATCCAGATGATAAAGATACTTACAATCGCTGGATTTCACTTGGTGTTGAGCCAAGCCACTTGATTCCAATCGAAGATAACTTCTGGGAAATCGGTGCTGGACCTTCAGGACCAGATACAGAAATCTTCTTTGACCGTGGTGAAGATTTTGACCCAGACCACGTTGGTATCAAACTTCTTGCTGAAGATATTGAAAATGACCGTTATATCGAAATCTGGAACATCGTATTGTCACAATTCAATGCCGACCCAGCTGTTCCACGTTCAGAATACAAAGAATTACCACACAAAAACATTGATACGGGTGCTGGTTTAGAACGTTTGGTTGCAGTTATGCAAGGGGCTAAAACAAACTTTGAAACTGACCTCTTCATGCCAATCATTCGCGAAATTGAAAAATTATCTGGTAAAACTTATGATCCAGATGGCGACAATATGAGCTTCAAAGTTATTGCCGACCACATCCGCTCACTTTCATTTGCTATCGGTGATGGTGCCCTTCCTGGAAATGAAGGTCGTGGTTACGTGCTTCGTCGCTTGCTTCGTCGTGCTGTTATGCACGGTCGTCGTCTTGGTATCAAGGAGACATTCTTGTACAAATTGGTTCCAACTGTTGGTAAAATCATGGAATCATACTACCCAGAGATTCTTGAAAAACAAGACTTTATCGAAAAAATCGTCAAACGTGAAGAAGAAACATTTGCTCGTACAATCGATGCTGGCTCAAGCATGCTTGATGAATTGTTGGCTGATTTGAAAGCTGCTGGCAAAGATACGGTTGAAGGTAAAGACATCTTCAAATTGTACGATACATACGGATTCCCAGTTGAATTGACAGAAGAATTGGCTGAAGATAAAGGTTTCAAGATTGACCATGCTGGCTTTGAAGCTGCTATGAAAGAACAACAAGAACGTGCTCGTGCCAATGTTGTTAAAGGCGGCTCAATGGGTATGCAAAATGAGACATTGTCAAGCATCACTGAAGAATCAGTTTTTAGCTACGAAGATGAAGTCCTTGATTCTACATTGTCAGTTATCATCGCTGATAACGAACGTACAGAAGCTGTTTCAGAAGGTCAAGCCTTGCTTGTCTTTGCTAAAACACCATTCTACGCTGAAATGGGTGGACAAGTGGCTGACCACGGTGTGATTAAAAATGATAAAGGCGATATCGTTGCGCGTGTGACTGATGTTCAAAAAGCACCAAATGGTCAAGCACTTCATACAGTTGATGTCTTGGCAAGCTTGTCAGTTGGTACAACATACACTCTTGAAATCGACAGCAAACGTCGTCACCGTGTGATTAAAAACCACACAGCAACCCACTTGCTTCACGCTGCGCTTCACAATGTTATCGGTGAACACGCTACTCAAGCTGGTTCACTTAATGAAGAAGGCTTCTTGCGCTTTGACTTTACTCACTTTGAAGCTGTAACAGCTGAAGAATTACGTCAAATTGAAGAAGAAGTTAACCAACAAATTTGGAATGCTATTCCTGTTAAGACTATTGAAACTGACATTGATACTGCGAAATCAATGGGCGCAATGGCTTTGTTTGGTGAAAAATACGGTAAAAATGTCCGTGTTGTCACAATCGGGGATTATTCAATTGAACTTTGTGGTGGTACACACGTGTCAAATACAGCAGAAATCGGAATCTTCAAGATTGTCAAAGAAGAAGGGATTGGTTCAGGAACACGTCGTATCCTTGCTGTGACAAGTAAAGAAGCCTTTGAAGCTTACCGTCAAGAAGAAGAAGACCTTAAAACAATTGCTGCTACGCTTAAAGTCCCACAATTGAAAGAAGTCACTAATAAAGTCGCAAGCTTGCAAGAGCAGTTGCACAAATTGCAAAAAGAAAATGCTGAATTGAAAGAAAAAGCAGCTGCAGCGCAAGCTGGTGATGTCTTTAAAGATGTCAAAGAAGCAAATGGTGTTCGTTACATTGCTAGCCAAGTAACCGTTTCTGACGCTGGTGCTCTTCGTACATTTGCGGACAACTGGAAACAAAAAGATTACTCTGATGTGCTTGTATTGGCGGCAGCTATTGGCGAAAAAGTCAATGTTCTTGTAGCAAGCAAATCAAAAGATGTTCATGCTGGCAATTTGATTAAAGCTTTGGCACCAATCGTATCAGGTCGCGGTGGTGGTAAACCAGACATGGCTATGGCTGGTGGTTCAGATGCCGCTAAAATTGCTGACCTTCTTGCAGCAGTGGCTGAAAATCTGTAA
- a CDS encoding carbon-nitrogen family hydrolase, with amino-acid sequence MKVSLIQMAIREADPEQNKKKVLELLEKAVHDAPDVIVLPEMWNTGYALKQLADIADINGKETIRDLGNFAKKHHVNLVAGSVATAKENHFFNTTYVFNREGQVIADYDKVHLFGLMVEDEYLQAGNKESVFELDDVKAASVICYDIRFPEWVRTLMSSGAKVLFVVAEWPKERVEQWEILLRARAVENQAFVVAVNRVGDGISDHFSGHSLVIDPLGKIVLQVPDNQEGIFTAELDLTEVEKIRGCIPVFADRKPDLYH; translated from the coding sequence ATGAAAGTTTCACTTATTCAGATGGCTATCCGTGAAGCGGATCCTGAGCAAAATAAAAAGAAAGTATTGGAGTTATTGGAAAAAGCGGTGCATGATGCGCCAGATGTGATTGTTCTTCCTGAGATGTGGAATACTGGCTATGCCTTGAAACAGCTGGCAGATATTGCTGATATTAATGGGAAAGAAACGATAAGGGATTTAGGAAATTTTGCTAAGAAGCACCATGTTAATTTGGTGGCTGGATCGGTCGCAACGGCAAAAGAAAATCACTTTTTTAATACGACCTATGTGTTTAATCGAGAGGGGCAAGTGATTGCTGATTATGACAAGGTGCATTTGTTTGGCTTAATGGTAGAAGATGAGTACCTGCAAGCAGGCAATAAAGAAAGTGTTTTTGAACTAGATGATGTCAAAGCAGCTAGTGTGATTTGTTATGACATTCGTTTTCCAGAATGGGTGAGAACCTTGATGTCTAGCGGTGCTAAGGTTTTATTTGTGGTAGCTGAATGGCCCAAAGAACGTGTGGAGCAATGGGAGATTTTATTGCGAGCGCGTGCGGTTGAAAATCAGGCTTTTGTCGTGGCTGTCAATCGGGTTGGCGATGGCATTTCAGACCATTTTTCTGGGCATTCTCTGGTGATTGACCCATTGGGGAAAATCGTTTTACAAGTGCCAGATAATCAAGAGGGAATTTTTACGGCTGAACTTGATTTGACAGAAGTTGAAAAAATTCGGGGTTGCATTCCAGTTTTTGCTGACCGCAAGCCAGATTTGTATCATTAG